In Streptomyces hawaiiensis, one genomic interval encodes:
- a CDS encoding HlyD family efflux transporter periplasmic adaptor subunit encodes MQFRQQALAKLQSPEELDLPVRFARPQGWLVLSVTVVAMAAASVWAVTGSVTSTVSAPAIITHGQGSYLLQSPVAGQVTAVLAKQGEQVPANSPVLKVRTAKGEAVVRTLDAGRVSALAATVGQIIQTGANVAAVEKVARTGDPLYATVYVPAENAASIPDDAPVDLTVQSVPTQEYGVLRGHVKSVDRSAQSPQQIAAFLGDSQLGEQFTKKGRAVAVTVGLDRSSATKSGYRWSSADGPPFKLTSMTLASGSIRLADQRPVDWLLP; translated from the coding sequence TTGCAGTTCCGCCAACAGGCCCTCGCCAAGCTCCAGTCACCGGAGGAACTCGACCTACCGGTGCGTTTCGCCCGCCCGCAGGGCTGGCTCGTGCTCTCGGTGACGGTGGTCGCGATGGCGGCCGCCTCGGTGTGGGCGGTGACCGGCTCGGTGACCTCCACCGTCAGCGCACCCGCCATCATCACGCACGGGCAGGGCAGTTACCTCCTCCAGAGCCCCGTCGCGGGCCAGGTCACCGCGGTGCTCGCCAAGCAGGGCGAGCAGGTGCCCGCGAACTCCCCCGTACTCAAGGTCCGCACGGCCAAGGGCGAAGCCGTCGTCCGCACGCTCGACGCGGGCCGGGTCTCCGCGCTCGCCGCGACCGTCGGGCAGATCATCCAGACCGGCGCGAACGTCGCCGCCGTCGAGAAGGTCGCCCGCACCGGGGACCCGCTCTACGCGACCGTGTACGTCCCCGCCGAGAACGCCGCCTCGATCCCCGACGACGCCCCCGTGGACCTGACCGTGCAGTCGGTGCCGACCCAGGAGTACGGCGTGCTGCGCGGCCATGTGAAGTCGGTGGACCGCTCGGCCCAGTCCCCGCAGCAGATCGCCGCGTTCCTCGGGGACAGCCAGCTGGGCGAGCAGTTCACGAAGAAGGGCAGAGCGGTGGCCGTGACGGTCGGGCTGGACAGGTCGTCCGCCACGAAGAGCGGCTACAGGTGGTCGTCCGCGGACGGACCGCCGTTCAAGCTGACCTCCATGACGCTGGCGTCCGGTTCGATCCGGCTCGCCGACCAGCGTCCCGTCGACTGGCTGCTGCCATGA
- a CDS encoding S1 family peptidase: MSHKRIPKRKAAIAAGGVVALGAAAILLPNANASQDGSSGDAAAAPKTLKAGDASDLASQLSGLLGEAFGGSYYDGDSQQLVVNVVPGDNNNVIVQAKAAGAKVREVDNSWSELQDGASTLKSEATIAGTSWSIDPRTNKLLVTADSTVTGAKWDRLESTVQELGSGMATIKKSSGTFKPFVSGGDAIFAGGSRCSLGFNVTAGDGSPAFLTAGHCTLGGNEWSDTQGGQPIATVDQSTFPGDGDFALVKYDDPATEAPSEVNTGDQTVPITEAAEATVGQQVFRMGSTTGLADGQVLGLDATVNYPEGTVTGLIQTDVCAEPGDSGGSLFTQDGLAIGLTSGGSGDCTAGGETFFQPVTTALEAVGATLGAGGAAGGGAGAGDEAGAGEEAGAGEEAGAGEEAGAGQEAGAGAGEEAGAGAGEEAGAGEEAGAGAGEHAGGDEAGAGAGAGAGQDAGQGVEDDSGLTESR, translated from the coding sequence TTGAGTCACAAGCGAATTCCGAAGCGCAAGGCCGCGATAGCGGCGGGCGGTGTGGTGGCGCTCGGCGCCGCCGCGATCCTGCTCCCCAACGCCAACGCCTCCCAGGACGGTTCGTCCGGTGACGCGGCGGCCGCGCCGAAGACCCTGAAGGCGGGCGACGCCTCGGATCTCGCCTCGCAGCTCTCCGGGCTCCTCGGTGAGGCGTTCGGCGGCTCCTACTACGACGGCGACAGCCAGCAGCTCGTCGTCAACGTCGTACCGGGCGACAACAACAACGTGATCGTGCAGGCGAAGGCGGCCGGCGCGAAGGTCCGCGAGGTCGACAACAGCTGGTCGGAGCTCCAGGACGGGGCGTCGACGCTGAAGTCCGAGGCGACCATCGCGGGCACCTCGTGGTCGATCGACCCGCGTACCAACAAGCTCCTGGTGACCGCGGACAGCACCGTGACCGGCGCCAAGTGGGACAGACTGGAGTCCACCGTGCAGGAGCTCGGCTCCGGCATGGCCACCATCAAGAAGTCCTCCGGCACCTTCAAGCCGTTCGTCTCCGGAGGCGACGCCATCTTCGCGGGCGGCTCGCGCTGCTCCCTCGGCTTCAACGTCACCGCGGGCGACGGTTCGCCCGCCTTCCTGACGGCCGGTCACTGCACCCTCGGCGGCAACGAGTGGTCGGACACCCAGGGCGGCCAGCCGATCGCCACCGTCGACCAGTCCACGTTCCCGGGCGACGGCGACTTCGCACTCGTGAAGTACGACGACCCGGCGACCGAGGCGCCCAGTGAGGTCAACACCGGCGACCAGACCGTGCCGATCACCGAGGCCGCCGAGGCGACCGTCGGCCAGCAGGTCTTCCGGATGGGCAGCACCACCGGGCTCGCCGACGGCCAGGTCCTCGGCCTCGACGCCACGGTGAACTACCCGGAGGGCACCGTCACCGGCCTCATCCAGACCGACGTCTGTGCCGAGCCCGGTGACAGCGGCGGCTCGCTGTTCACCCAGGACGGTCTCGCCATCGGCCTGACCTCCGGCGGCAGCGGCGACTGCACGGCCGGAGGCGAGACGTTCTTCCAGCCGGTGACCACCGCCCTGGAGGCCGTCGGCGCGACCCTCGGCGCGGGCGGTGCCGCGGGCGGCGGTGCCGGTGCCGGTGACGAGGCCGGGGCCGGCGAGGAAGCCGGTGCGGGCGAGGAAGCGGGCGCTGGTGAAGAGGCCGGTGCAGGTCAGGAGGCCGGTGCGGGCGCTGGTGAAGAGGCCGGTGCGGGTGCCGGTGAGGAAGCCGGAGCCGGTGAAGAGGCCGGGGCCGGTGCCGGTGAGCACGCCGGAGGCGACGAAGCGGGTGCCGGAGCCGGTGCCGGTGCCGGTCAGGACGCGGGTCAGGGCGTCGAGGACGACTCCGGTCTGACCGAGAGCCGCTGA
- a CDS encoding SapB/AmfS family lanthipeptide, which produces MALLDLQTIEAEERTDGGGNSTLSLLSCISAASVLLCL; this is translated from the coding sequence ATGGCACTTCTCGACCTGCAGACCATCGAGGCCGAAGAGCGCACGGACGGCGGCGGCAACAGCACCCTGAGCCTGCTCTCCTGCATCAGCGCCGCGAGCGTTCTGCTCTGTCTCTGA
- a CDS encoding PP2C family protein-serine/threonine phosphatase, translating to MVGVSDGQSSAQAPAAARTPVGRPLLSLALASMMDEVHAHSGAVYLMAPDQPVLEMAVMAGLPRAFAAPWERVGLSSPIPVADAARERRLVWVGGEEQMARHYPRIAVVLPYPFALAAVPIATESTVYGAVFVTWPGAHPAEMSDHEREHLTAACGRLAVRLERAAEHSIPPHPETDLLASPLVGGMAGTLGTVEAARMVSRLPYGLVSLDLHGRVGFVNAAAAELLNVPVSRLLGTQLWASVPWLNDPVYEDRYRAALLSQHVTSFVALRPPGEWLSFRLYPSTTGLSVRITRSRAVSRMNRTAPPPDGAPSRLVTISQVLDLAGALTEAVGVQDVVQLVADEIAPAVGSQALVVLGSRANRLQVLGHRGYRDPLVVERFDGMPLTEPTPGTQVLRTGVPAFFESQEQLERLYPARLATPDGFAAWAFLPLIAQGRPVGTCVLSYAEPHPFPTEERAVMTSMAGLIAQALERALLYDAKHRLAHGLQEALLPHSLPSLPGIEAVGRYVPATQGMDIGGDFYDLVGTRGTAAAVIGDVQGHNVTAAGLMGQVRTAVRAYTTVGQAPEEVMRSTNRLLLDLGSDLFASCLYLRLDPEHGRAVMSRAGHPPPLLRRPDGRVRVLDLAGGPLLGIDASAVYPTTEVSLAPGSLLVLYTDGLVESPGTDFEEALADLGRRLADAGDQPLDELADSLVHQERHHTDGEERLDDIALLLIRAIG from the coding sequence GTGGTCGGCGTGTCCGACGGGCAGTCCTCCGCGCAGGCGCCGGCAGCCGCCAGGACGCCGGTCGGCCGTCCCCTGCTCTCCCTGGCGCTGGCCTCGATGATGGACGAGGTGCACGCCCACTCCGGCGCGGTGTACCTGATGGCACCGGATCAGCCGGTGCTGGAGATGGCGGTGATGGCCGGTCTGCCCCGGGCCTTCGCGGCGCCCTGGGAACGGGTGGGCCTGAGCTCACCGATCCCGGTCGCCGACGCGGCCCGCGAGCGGCGGCTGGTGTGGGTCGGGGGCGAGGAGCAGATGGCCCGCCACTACCCGCGGATCGCCGTGGTGCTGCCGTACCCGTTCGCCCTGGCCGCGGTGCCGATCGCCACCGAGTCCACCGTCTACGGCGCGGTCTTCGTGACCTGGCCGGGCGCGCATCCCGCGGAGATGTCCGACCACGAGCGGGAGCATCTGACGGCGGCCTGCGGCCGGCTGGCGGTCCGGCTGGAGCGGGCCGCCGAGCACAGCATCCCGCCGCACCCCGAGACCGATCTGCTCGCCTCGCCCCTGGTGGGCGGCATGGCCGGCACGCTGGGCACGGTCGAGGCGGCCCGGATGGTGAGCCGGCTGCCGTACGGCCTGGTCTCGCTGGACCTGCACGGACGGGTCGGCTTCGTGAACGCGGCGGCGGCCGAGCTGCTGAACGTCCCGGTCAGCCGGCTGCTCGGCACCCAGCTGTGGGCGTCGGTGCCCTGGCTCAACGACCCGGTGTACGAGGACCGTTACCGGGCCGCGCTGCTGAGCCAGCACGTCACGTCGTTCGTGGCGCTGCGCCCGCCCGGCGAGTGGCTGTCGTTCCGGCTGTACCCGAGCACGACGGGTTTGAGCGTCCGCATCACCCGGTCCAGGGCCGTGTCCCGGATGAACCGGACCGCACCGCCGCCGGACGGGGCGCCGTCCCGGCTGGTCACCATCTCGCAGGTGCTGGACCTGGCCGGCGCACTCACCGAGGCGGTGGGGGTGCAGGACGTGGTGCAGCTGGTCGCGGACGAGATCGCCCCGGCCGTGGGCAGCCAGGCCCTGGTCGTGCTGGGCTCGCGGGCGAACCGGCTGCAGGTGCTCGGGCATCGCGGGTACCGGGACCCGCTCGTCGTGGAACGGTTCGACGGGATGCCCCTGACCGAGCCGACACCCGGCACCCAAGTGCTGCGGACGGGCGTGCCCGCGTTCTTCGAGTCGCAGGAGCAGCTGGAGCGCCTGTACCCGGCGCGGCTCGCGACCCCCGACGGGTTCGCGGCCTGGGCCTTTCTGCCACTGATCGCCCAGGGCCGCCCGGTGGGGACGTGTGTCCTCTCCTACGCCGAACCGCACCCCTTCCCGACGGAGGAGCGGGCGGTGATGACCAGCATGGCCGGGCTGATCGCCCAGGCGCTGGAGCGGGCGCTGCTCTACGACGCCAAGCACCGGCTCGCGCACGGCCTGCAGGAGGCGCTGTTGCCGCACTCCCTGCCCTCCCTGCCCGGCATCGAGGCGGTCGGCCGCTATGTGCCGGCCACTCAGGGCATGGACATCGGCGGCGACTTCTACGACCTGGTCGGCACCCGGGGGACGGCGGCGGCCGTGATCGGGGACGTGCAGGGCCACAACGTGACGGCGGCCGGGCTGATGGGGCAGGTCCGCACTGCGGTGCGCGCCTACACCACCGTGGGGCAGGCACCCGAGGAGGTGATGCGCAGCACCAACCGGCTGCTGCTCGACCTGGGGTCCGACCTGTTCGCCAGCTGTCTGTACCTGCGGCTCGACCCGGAGCACGGGCGGGCCGTGATGTCCCGGGCTGGGCATCCCCCGCCGCTGCTGAGACGGCCGGACGGCCGGGTGCGCGTCCTCGACCTGGCGGGCGGCCCGCTGCTGGGCATCGACGCCTCGGCGGTGTACCCGACGACGGAGGTCTCCCTGGCCCCCGGCTCACTGCTCGTCCTCTACACGGACGGGCTCGTCGAGTCCCCGGGCACGGACTTCGAGGAGGCCCTCGCGGATCTGGGCAGGCGGCTGGCCGACGCCGGGGACCAGCCGCTGGACGAACTGGCCGACAGCCTCGTCCACCAGGAGCGGCACCACACCGACGGGGAGGAACGGCTCGACGACATCGCGCTGTTGCTGATCAGGGCGATCGGCTAG
- the lanKC gene encoding class III lanthionine synthetase LanKC: MDKRYEVYALADRHFYETPDRLGRGGQGTAAHLYETARRPLPEGWESARIGDWLTMTPLGPDGAPLQGPAQGWKIHASATRANAEEIARIVWDYCVERRVPFKFVPGPHLLHLRNTKYAPRDGSGKFVTVYPADEEQLHQVLRELGALLEGFEGPYILTDLRWGEGPLYVRYGAIARVFVVDERGSLVPAVRDGEGRLVPDRRSPSFQVPEWVTLPAFLQPHLDARNNTTTGELPYRIEKALHFSNGGGVYAGTDTRDGRKIVLKEGRPHAGLASDGADAIARLEREKQALEQVAGTGVVPEVRDWFELGGHRFLVMDFLEGRPLNSFFAERHPLLTQDPDPEAVAAYTAWALRIHRRVEEAVAAVHARGIVFNDLHVFNIMVAPDEETVFLLDFEAAAPAEENSRQVVAHPGFFAPQDRRGADIDRYALACLRLALFLPVTTLFVVDRGKAAHLAQVIAEQFQDVPREFLDEAVTEITREVSGRTVAAPSSPVDPGDWPYSRDSMVKAILASATPERDDRLFPGDVAQFSDGGGLGLAHGAAGVLFALDAGGAERYEEGERWLLDRTAPTPVGTPLGLYDGLAGVALVLDRLGHRQRALDLVEGILAERWQNLSSDLHGGLAGLGLVLGHLARTTGEAELGERAHDAARILVQRLTEPLPATSRPRAGLLRGASGPALLMLRQYEWTGEEAWLEAAAVALRRDLASCTTRENGSLEVDEGWRTLPYLGDGSAGLGMVLDDLVAHAPGLAGEFETARSGVLTAATSRFYAQPGLFQGRAGMILHLSRTTTPGATEDRLAAQIAGLGWFAMAYQGQLAFPGHQMMRLSMDLATGTAGCLLALGAALDPATDAHLPFLPPPGRGGPTDAVPRSRGVVTRPRPHG, translated from the coding sequence ATGGACAAGCGCTACGAGGTGTACGCGCTGGCCGACCGGCATTTCTACGAGACACCGGACCGGCTGGGGCGGGGCGGGCAGGGGACTGCCGCCCACCTCTACGAGACGGCCCGTCGGCCGCTGCCGGAGGGCTGGGAGTCGGCCCGGATCGGCGACTGGCTGACGATGACGCCGCTCGGCCCGGACGGCGCACCGCTGCAGGGCCCGGCCCAGGGGTGGAAGATCCACGCCTCGGCGACCCGCGCGAACGCGGAGGAGATCGCGCGGATCGTGTGGGACTACTGCGTCGAGCGGCGTGTCCCCTTCAAGTTCGTGCCGGGTCCGCACCTGCTCCACCTGCGCAACACCAAGTACGCACCGCGCGACGGCAGCGGCAAGTTCGTCACCGTCTACCCGGCCGACGAGGAGCAGCTGCACCAGGTGCTGCGCGAGCTGGGCGCGCTGCTGGAGGGTTTCGAGGGGCCGTACATCCTCACCGACCTGCGCTGGGGCGAGGGCCCGCTGTACGTCCGCTACGGCGCCATCGCACGCGTGTTCGTCGTGGACGAGCGGGGCTCGCTGGTGCCGGCGGTGCGGGACGGCGAGGGACGGCTGGTGCCGGACCGGCGGTCGCCGTCCTTCCAGGTGCCCGAGTGGGTGACCCTGCCCGCGTTCCTCCAGCCGCACCTCGACGCGCGGAACAACACGACGACGGGCGAGCTGCCGTACCGCATCGAGAAGGCGCTGCACTTCTCCAACGGCGGCGGGGTGTACGCGGGCACCGACACCCGTGACGGGCGCAAGATCGTCCTCAAGGAGGGCCGTCCGCACGCGGGGCTCGCCTCGGACGGCGCCGACGCCATCGCCCGGCTGGAGCGGGAGAAGCAGGCACTGGAGCAGGTCGCGGGCACGGGCGTGGTTCCGGAGGTACGCGACTGGTTCGAACTCGGCGGGCACCGCTTCCTGGTGATGGACTTCCTGGAGGGCCGTCCGCTCAACTCCTTCTTCGCCGAGCGGCATCCGCTGCTCACCCAGGACCCCGACCCCGAGGCCGTCGCGGCGTACACGGCGTGGGCGCTGCGTATCCACCGCAGAGTGGAGGAGGCCGTGGCGGCGGTGCACGCCCGGGGCATCGTCTTCAACGACCTGCACGTCTTCAACATCATGGTCGCGCCGGACGAGGAGACGGTGTTCCTCCTCGACTTCGAGGCCGCGGCCCCGGCCGAGGAGAACAGCCGCCAGGTCGTCGCCCACCCCGGGTTCTTCGCGCCGCAGGACCGCCGGGGCGCCGACATCGACCGCTACGCGCTGGCCTGTCTGCGGCTGGCCCTGTTCCTGCCCGTGACCACGCTGTTCGTGGTCGACCGCGGCAAGGCGGCACATCTGGCCCAGGTGATCGCGGAGCAGTTCCAGGACGTGCCTCGGGAGTTCCTCGACGAAGCGGTCACGGAGATCACCCGGGAGGTGTCCGGCCGTACGGTGGCCGCTCCCTCCTCGCCGGTGGACCCGGGCGACTGGCCGTACAGCCGCGACTCGATGGTCAAGGCCATCCTCGCCTCGGCCACCCCGGAGCGCGACGACCGGCTCTTCCCCGGCGACGTAGCCCAGTTCTCCGACGGCGGCGGGCTCGGACTCGCCCACGGCGCCGCGGGGGTGCTGTTCGCCCTGGACGCGGGCGGCGCCGAACGGTACGAGGAGGGCGAGCGCTGGCTGCTGGACCGCACGGCACCGACCCCCGTCGGCACGCCGCTCGGCCTGTACGACGGGCTCGCGGGCGTCGCCCTGGTCCTCGACCGGCTCGGACACCGGCAGCGGGCGCTGGACCTGGTCGAGGGCATCCTCGCCGAACGGTGGCAGAACCTCTCCTCCGACCTGCACGGCGGACTGGCCGGGCTGGGCCTCGTCCTCGGGCATCTGGCCCGTACGACCGGCGAGGCGGAGCTGGGCGAGCGGGCCCACGACGCCGCGCGGATCCTCGTCCAGCGGCTCACCGAACCGCTCCCGGCCACGTCCCGGCCGCGCGCCGGACTGCTGCGCGGCGCGAGCGGCCCCGCGCTGCTGATGCTGCGGCAGTACGAGTGGACCGGCGAGGAAGCCTGGCTGGAGGCGGCGGCCGTGGCCCTGCGCCGGGACCTGGCGTCCTGCACGACCCGCGAGAACGGGTCGCTGGAGGTCGACGAGGGCTGGCGGACCCTGCCCTACCTCGGCGACGGCAGCGCGGGCCTCGGCATGGTCCTCGACGACCTCGTGGCCCACGCCCCCGGCCTCGCCGGGGAGTTCGAAACGGCCCGCTCGGGGGTGCTCACCGCGGCCACCTCACGCTTCTACGCGCAGCCCGGCCTGTTCCAGGGCCGCGCCGGGATGATCCTGCACCTCAGCCGCACGACCACGCCGGGCGCGACCGAGGACCGGCTGGCCGCGCAGATCGCCGGGCTCGGCTGGTTCGCGATGGCGTACCAGGGCCAACTGGCCTTCCCCGGACACCAGATGATGCGGCTCTCCATGGACCTCGCCACCGGAACGGCAGGGTGCCTGCTGGCGCTCGGCGCGGCCCTCGACCCGGCGACCGACGCCCACCTGCCGTTCCTCCCGCCGCCCGGCAGGGGCGGCCCCACTGACGCGGTTCCGCGATCCCGCGGAGTCGTGACACGACCCCGTCCCCACGGATGA
- a CDS encoding ABC transporter ATP-binding protein, with protein MTPRAEDDPAAGHARTLLRTATRYSGSRCVALCLVSIAATGAGLLLPAALGRALDLLLAHAPATRWVLCCAALVLLLGLLDAVQTVLTGTVDARTTAWLRRRLTGHVLAAGPRAADRFGSGDLVARLVGNAAEAGTTPAARAALLAALAGPVGAVVALGLIDWWLAAVFLAGAPLLALLLRAVSRDTSESASRYQRAQGRIAAALAEAVEGVRTVRAAGAEGRETARVLRALPDLSRAGHRMWRVQGRAAARAVAVAPLLQLGVVAVAGVLLTRDRLSVGEVLAASRYAMLATGVGVLVGRLAGLARARAAARRLGEVDTEPATVFGARRLPDGPGRLELRGVTARRGGRTVLDGVDLDVPGGTTLAVVGRSGAGKSLLAALAGRLADPDAGDVLLDGVPLRELPHEDLRGAVGYAFARPALLGGTVEQAIGLGLPSPSPGRIREAARTALADDFVRRLPDGYGTAVADAPRSGGESQRLGLARAFAHGGRLLILDDALSSLDTVTERRITDALFGDGPGTTRLLVAHRGATAACADAVAWLDGGRVRAVGRHEELWRLAEYRAAFGDGAGPADTGDSDVPPVQDTQDGQGEGRDSMSGRTRTGAGAGDGTDS; from the coding sequence ATGACCCCGCGTGCCGAGGACGACCCGGCGGCCGGACACGCGCGCACACTGCTGCGCACCGCCACCCGGTACAGCGGGTCCCGCTGCGTGGCGCTGTGCCTGGTGAGCATCGCCGCGACGGGCGCCGGACTGCTGCTGCCGGCCGCGCTGGGCCGGGCCCTCGATCTACTGCTGGCGCACGCCCCGGCCACCCGCTGGGTGCTCTGCTGCGCCGCCCTCGTCCTGCTGCTCGGTCTGCTCGACGCGGTCCAGACCGTCCTCACCGGCACCGTGGACGCCCGTACCACCGCATGGCTGCGCCGCCGGCTGACCGGGCACGTCCTGGCCGCCGGCCCGCGGGCCGCCGACCGCTTCGGCTCCGGTGACCTCGTCGCCCGGCTGGTCGGCAACGCCGCCGAGGCGGGGACCACTCCGGCAGCCCGTGCGGCGCTGCTCGCCGCGCTCGCCGGTCCCGTCGGCGCAGTGGTCGCCCTCGGCCTGATCGACTGGTGGCTCGCGGCCGTGTTCCTCGCCGGAGCCCCCCTGCTCGCGCTTCTCCTGCGCGCCGTCTCCCGTGACACCTCCGAGAGCGCGTCGCGCTACCAGCGGGCCCAGGGCCGGATCGCGGCCGCGCTGGCGGAGGCCGTCGAGGGGGTACGTACCGTCCGGGCGGCCGGCGCGGAGGGCCGCGAGACGGCCCGTGTGCTGCGGGCGCTGCCCGATCTGTCCCGGGCCGGACACCGCATGTGGCGGGTGCAGGGGCGGGCCGCGGCCCGGGCGGTCGCCGTGGCCCCGCTGCTGCAACTCGGCGTCGTCGCCGTCGCCGGGGTACTGCTCACCCGCGACCGGCTCTCGGTGGGCGAGGTGCTCGCGGCCTCCCGGTACGCGATGCTCGCCACGGGCGTGGGCGTGCTGGTCGGCCGACTCGCGGGTTTGGCCCGGGCCCGGGCCGCGGCCCGGCGCCTCGGCGAGGTCGATACCGAGCCCGCCACCGTCTTCGGCGCCCGCCGGCTGCCCGACGGCCCCGGCCGGCTGGAGCTGCGCGGGGTGACGGCCCGGCGCGGCGGACGCACCGTGCTCGACGGGGTGGACCTCGACGTACCGGGCGGCACGACCCTGGCCGTGGTCGGCCGCTCCGGCGCGGGCAAGTCGCTGCTGGCCGCGCTCGCCGGACGGCTGGCCGACCCGGACGCGGGGGACGTGCTCCTGGACGGTGTGCCGCTGCGCGAGCTGCCGCACGAGGACCTGCGCGGCGCCGTCGGCTACGCCTTCGCCCGCCCCGCCCTTCTCGGCGGCACGGTCGAGCAGGCGATCGGCCTCGGCCTGCCGTCCCCCTCCCCCGGCCGGATCCGCGAGGCGGCCCGCACGGCCCTCGCCGACGACTTCGTCCGCCGTCTCCCCGACGGATACGGCACGGCCGTGGCCGACGCGCCGCGCTCCGGCGGCGAGTCCCAACGGCTGGGTCTCGCCCGGGCGTTCGCGCACGGCGGACGCCTGCTGATCCTCGACGACGCCCTCTCCAGCCTCGACACGGTGACGGAACGCCGCATCACCGACGCCCTGTTCGGCGACGGCCCGGGCACCACCCGGCTGCTGGTCGCCCACCGCGGGGCGACGGCCGCGTGCGCCGATGCCGTGGCGTGGCTCGACGGGGGGCGGGTGCGGGCGGTGGGACGGCACGAGGAGCTGTGGCGGCTCGCGGAGTACCGGGCGGCGTTCGGGGACGGGGCGGGGCCGGCGGATACGGGCGACAGTGACGTGCCACCCGTCCAGGACACCCAGGACGGGCAGGGAGAGGGACGTGACAGCATGAGCGGCCGGACGCGTACGGGCGCAGGGGCCGGGGACGGGACGGATTCATGA
- a CDS encoding response regulator transcription factor — protein sequence MIRVLLVHDECLVRSVLAEWLRQESDLAVHDTSWRGAPGTVRSVRPDVCAADLECADSYGIPPLGELCRPGPERVRPRLLVLATANRPGLLKRAVEAGALGYVDKEGSPQNLLRGIRRVAAGERFVNDSLGFGFLRAAEMPLTRRELSVLSLAAEGASIAEIAGSLHLSHGTVRNYMAAITRKTGARNRIDAIRISQGQGWL from the coding sequence GTGATCCGGGTGCTTCTGGTGCACGACGAGTGTCTGGTGAGGTCGGTGCTGGCGGAGTGGCTGCGGCAGGAGTCCGACCTGGCGGTGCACGACACGTCGTGGCGCGGCGCGCCGGGCACGGTGCGGTCGGTTCGGCCGGACGTGTGCGCGGCGGACCTGGAGTGCGCGGACTCCTACGGCATCCCTCCGCTGGGCGAACTGTGCCGGCCGGGGCCGGAGCGCGTGCGCCCGCGATTACTCGTGCTCGCCACCGCGAACCGGCCGGGGCTGCTGAAGCGGGCGGTCGAGGCGGGGGCGCTCGGCTACGTCGACAAGGAGGGGTCCCCGCAGAATCTGCTGCGCGGGATCCGTCGCGTCGCTGCGGGGGAACGTTTCGTCAATGACTCGCTGGGCTTCGGGTTCCTCAGGGCGGCCGAGATGCCGCTGACCCGAAGAGAACTGAGCGTGTTATCCCTCGCAGCCGAGGGAGCCTCCATCGCGGAGATCGCCGGGAGCCTGCACCTGTCCCACGGGACGGTGCGCAACTACATGGCGGCCATCACCCGCAAGACCGGGGCTCGCAACCGCATCGACGCGATACGCATCTCGCAGGGCCAGGGCTGGCTCTGA